In a single window of the Candidatus Deferrimicrobiaceae bacterium genome:
- a CDS encoding tetratricopeptide repeat protein: MNALPNGFVYDDHFQVENNPWIRDFSHLRDIFGNPAWGFWGRGGSSYYRPLMHLAYAAIYRFSELSPFGYHLVNVACHAANATLSFLLALKLSRFSDCADEGEALVFAAFAAAIFAVHPIHTEVVALIAAIPELLFSLFFILALLAYPFGIPKAPDVRRWGAILLSSACALTGLLCKETAIMVFPVIVAGDLISKPRDSSFRSLIVGKAPGYMPFLAVIAVYLILRVHAFGAIAPSRSHQDWPLLKTGMNAVFLAGRYVGCLVAPIRLNFFHIIRPVTSATDPGFLLMAGVAGAAGILALGSSRGDRRLSMGWALLFLPLAPVLYPPVLATLFGEHNLYLPTLGYSIIVSGFATSWWHRSPGKRTAIAWGAVMFLALLSAMTVARNPVYKSDATLWQDVSDKLGDTSPIHFQRGYWLLEGGKLPEGIDEMKEALALHPGYPGVAYNMGTAYAKLGKDNEARIYLEMAVEENPGDFVAHFALAALHFRQGRIADSVREYETVIRLAPSDTDARGRLETIRRKYPKAP; the protein is encoded by the coding sequence TTGAACGCTTTGCCGAACGGGTTCGTATACGACGACCACTTCCAGGTCGAGAACAACCCATGGATTCGCGATTTCAGCCATCTCCGCGATATATTCGGGAATCCTGCCTGGGGATTTTGGGGCCGGGGTGGAAGCAGTTACTATCGCCCCCTCATGCATCTGGCCTATGCGGCCATTTACCGGTTTTCCGAGCTTTCCCCCTTCGGCTACCATCTGGTCAACGTGGCTTGCCACGCGGCGAACGCGACCCTGTCGTTCCTGTTGGCCCTCAAGCTGTCCCGGTTCTCCGATTGCGCCGACGAGGGTGAGGCGCTTGTTTTTGCCGCGTTCGCCGCCGCGATTTTTGCGGTACACCCCATCCACACCGAAGTCGTGGCGCTGATCGCGGCCATCCCCGAACTGCTGTTCAGCCTGTTTTTCATCCTGGCGCTGCTGGCTTACCCGTTCGGCATCCCCAAAGCCCCCGATGTCCGACGATGGGGGGCGATCCTGTTGTCGTCTGCGTGCGCCTTGACGGGGCTACTTTGCAAGGAGACCGCCATCATGGTCTTCCCGGTCATCGTGGCAGGGGACCTGATCTCGAAGCCCCGCGACTCGAGCTTCAGGAGCCTCATTGTCGGCAAGGCTCCGGGCTACATGCCATTCCTGGCAGTCATTGCCGTTTACCTGATCCTCCGGGTTCATGCCTTCGGCGCGATCGCCCCGTCCCGGTCCCACCAGGACTGGCCGCTGCTCAAGACGGGCATGAATGCCGTATTCCTGGCCGGACGTTATGTCGGTTGCCTGGTCGCACCCATCCGGCTGAATTTCTTCCACATCATCCGGCCGGTCACGTCCGCGACAGATCCCGGGTTCCTCCTCATGGCGGGTGTGGCGGGGGCTGCGGGCATCCTTGCCCTTGGATCGTCGAGAGGCGACCGCCGCCTGTCGATGGGGTGGGCGCTGCTGTTCCTGCCGCTTGCCCCGGTCCTGTACCCGCCGGTGCTGGCCACCCTGTTCGGCGAACACAACCTGTACCTCCCGACATTGGGATATTCCATCATCGTTTCCGGTTTCGCGACCTCCTGGTGGCATCGATCTCCCGGGAAACGCACAGCAATCGCCTGGGGAGCGGTCATGTTCCTTGCCTTGCTGTCAGCCATGACCGTTGCGCGGAATCCCGTCTACAAGAGCGACGCGACGTTGTGGCAGGATGTCAGCGACAAGCTGGGGGATACTTCGCCGATTCATTTCCAGAGGGGCTACTGGCTACTGGAAGGAGGAAAGCTGCCGGAAGGGATCGATGAAATGAAAGAGGCCCTTGCGCTTCACCCGGGATACCCCGGCGTGGCGTACAACATGGGAACCGCCTATGCGAAGCTGGGGAAAGATAACGAGGCACGGATCTATCTCGAGATGGCCGTAGAAGAGAACCCGGGCGACTTCGTCGCGCATTTCGCCCTGGCGGCGCTTCATTTCCGTCAGGGTCGCATTGCCGATTCCGTGCGCGAGTACGAGACCGTTATACGCCTGGCCCCCTCCGACACCGACGCGCGGGGGCGGCTTGAGACGATCCGGCGCAAGTATCCGAAGGCCCCATGA
- a CDS encoding tetratricopeptide repeat protein: MTRRLPLHVAISLALALLVTLLYFRVAHFPFIQVDDTEYVIENQAVHRGLTAGNLAWAFTTFDNANWHPLTWLSYMADVSLFGVNPGGHHLVNLLFHLANTLLLFDLFRRLTGKIWESGLVAALFAVHPLHVESVVWIAERKDVLSTFFFFATMRVYLRYAAFPGAAGYAAVLGSFALGLLSKPMLVTLPFCLLLIDYWPLERLTVASARRLLLEKVPLFALSAAGSVLTILAQREGAAIGSLVHFPFGIRVGNAVVAYVDYLSKAIVPVGLSVFYPHPMGTLSPVRVAVSGILLATMTVLAVVAGRKRRWLAVGWFWYIGTLVPVIGLVQVGTQAMADRYTYIPLVGFFLILAWGGSELAGRLRMPHRMVAGGVLAWILALCACTWNQVAYWRGVGPLFARAVEVTEGNAFAHTVLGAAAFEQGSDNAAIRHLEEALRIHPDFPDAHLNLGLVYERQGKLGAAEAQLREAVRLFPDDAKANFNLWRVLRKLGRAEEPPSRWPEPDGRSGKGAAEHDRAGLYLAGLGKFEEAAEQFRQALRANPDDADASYNLGLAYVKLGRDAESVPWFERAVKHDARDVAARFSLASVYYRLGRIPESVREYEALSRLNPGDNEVRARLRAIRQRNR, translated from the coding sequence ATGACGCGTCGACTCCCGCTGCATGTCGCGATTTCGCTTGCGCTCGCCTTGCTGGTCACGCTCCTCTATTTTCGCGTCGCCCATTTCCCGTTCATCCAGGTTGACGACACGGAATACGTGATCGAGAACCAGGCCGTCCATCGGGGGCTGACGGCCGGGAATCTCGCCTGGGCCTTCACCACGTTCGACAATGCCAATTGGCACCCGCTGACCTGGTTGTCCTACATGGCCGACGTCTCGTTGTTCGGCGTGAATCCCGGCGGTCACCATCTCGTCAACCTGCTGTTCCACCTCGCGAACACTTTGCTGCTGTTCGACCTGTTCCGCCGGCTGACCGGGAAAATATGGGAAAGCGGCCTGGTTGCCGCGCTGTTTGCCGTTCATCCGTTGCACGTGGAATCGGTCGTCTGGATCGCCGAGCGGAAGGACGTTCTCAGCACCTTCTTCTTTTTTGCCACGATGCGGGTCTACTTGCGATATGCGGCGTTTCCCGGCGCCGCGGGTTACGCCGCCGTGCTCGGGTCATTCGCGCTGGGGTTGCTATCCAAGCCCATGCTGGTGACGTTGCCTTTCTGCCTGCTGCTGATCGATTACTGGCCGCTCGAACGATTGACGGTCGCATCCGCGCGACGGCTGTTGCTCGAGAAGGTCCCGCTGTTCGCCCTGTCCGCCGCAGGCTCGGTGCTGACCATCCTGGCGCAACGGGAGGGCGCCGCGATCGGGTCCCTCGTGCATTTCCCTTTCGGGATACGGGTGGGAAACGCGGTCGTGGCCTATGTGGATTACCTGTCCAAGGCAATTGTTCCCGTTGGGCTGTCCGTATTCTACCCTCATCCGATGGGGACGCTGTCGCCCGTCAGGGTGGCGGTTTCGGGAATCCTGCTGGCGACGATGACCGTCCTTGCGGTCGTCGCGGGAAGAAAGCGGCGCTGGCTTGCCGTCGGATGGTTCTGGTATATCGGGACGCTGGTGCCGGTCATCGGGCTGGTCCAGGTGGGCACGCAGGCGATGGCGGACCGATATACCTATATCCCGCTGGTCGGGTTTTTCCTGATCCTGGCGTGGGGAGGCAGCGAGCTGGCCGGTCGGCTGAGAATGCCGCACCGCATGGTCGCCGGGGGCGTGTTGGCCTGGATCCTGGCTCTTTGTGCTTGCACGTGGAACCAGGTGGCCTACTGGCGGGGCGTCGGACCGCTGTTTGCGCGCGCGGTCGAGGTTACGGAAGGGAATGCGTTCGCGCATACCGTTCTTGGGGCGGCCGCATTCGAGCAGGGAAGCGACAATGCCGCTATCCGCCATCTGGAGGAAGCGCTCCGGATCCATCCCGATTTCCCCGACGCGCACCTGAACCTGGGGTTGGTATACGAACGACAGGGCAAGCTCGGCGCGGCCGAAGCGCAGCTGCGCGAAGCCGTGCGCCTGTTTCCGGACGACGCCAAGGCGAATTTCAACTTGTGGCGGGTTCTCAGGAAACTGGGGAGGGCGGAAGAGCCGCCGAGCCGATGGCCCGAACCCGACGGAAGAAGCGGGAAAGGGGCAGCAGAGCACGATCGCGCGGGTCTCTATCTCGCCGGTCTCGGCAAGTTCGAAGAGGCGGCGGAGCAATTCCGCCAGGCATTGCGGGCCAATCCGGACGACGCGGACGCATCGTACAACCTGGGCCTTGCCTATGTGAAGTTGGGTCGGGACGCCGAGTCCGTTCCCTGGTTCGAACGCGCCGTGAAACACGATGCGCGCGACGTGGCTGCCCGGTTTTCGCTGGCCTCGGTTTATTACCGGCTGGGGCGCATTCCCGAGTCCGTCCGGGAGTACGAAGCCTTGTCGAGGCTGAACCCGGGCGATAACGAGGTCCGGGCCCGGTTGCGGGCGATCCGGCAGAGAAACAGATGA